One region of Candidatus Poribacteria bacterium genomic DNA includes:
- a CDS encoding dicarboxylate/amino acid:cation symporter: protein MNENENGSKPKVSLGLLYGIIIAIVAGALIGGYAPDYAIHTTILGEIFLNLLKMIVVPLVVLSMIVGITNLGDIRNIGSIGGRTVLYYMATTALSVLVGIILVNIISPGKGLSQGEERADLSYTLSGAEMLTLEMSGEFNRTYNNKYVITLTDQDIRGEVESIDGTTVTVKSWQPFRDARYVTTDDGERLLFSDGQLVRIEPESTGEGIDISLPIATRMSDKTERTMGNTIKEVFLGNEKTGKEGMIPSNVFKAMVHTDILPLIFFSLLIGAALSMLGDVGKPVISVISGLNEAVMKLVHWIMYVAPVGIFGLIAGRIGEAKGFAGFWPELIAVGKYSATVILGLGVHAVIILPILLLFLGRRNPLNYFKGMATALLNAFSTASSSATLPLTMEGVENQNGVSRRTSSFVLPLGATINMDGTALYEAVAVMFIAQVYAISMDPAQQIVVVLTATLAAIGAAGIPEAGLVTMVIVLRAVDLPVEGITLILSIDWLLDRFRTAVNVWGDSIGAGVIETYESRDSDTTEAPATT from the coding sequence ATGAATGAAAACGAAAATGGAAGTAAGCCAAAGGTCAGTCTCGGTCTACTTTACGGAATTATCATTGCCATTGTTGCTGGTGCACTTATTGGAGGTTATGCCCCAGACTATGCAATCCACACAACAATCCTCGGTGAGATATTCTTAAACCTATTGAAGATGATAGTGGTACCGCTTGTCGTCTTGTCTATGATAGTCGGGATAACGAATTTAGGCGACATCCGTAACATCGGTTCCATCGGCGGACGGACTGTGCTGTACTACATGGCGACAACCGCGCTCTCCGTTCTCGTTGGGATAATTCTCGTGAACATCATCTCACCGGGGAAGGGGTTATCACAAGGCGAAGAGCGTGCCGATCTGAGTTACACACTCTCTGGTGCTGAGATGCTCACGCTTGAAATGAGTGGCGAATTCAATCGGACCTATAACAATAAATATGTGATTACCCTCACGGACCAGGACATCCGTGGTGAAGTCGAATCCATTGACGGAACAACAGTCACAGTAAAATCGTGGCAACCCTTCAGGGATGCCCGTTACGTCACCACAGACGATGGGGAACGCTTGTTATTCTCTGACGGTCAGCTCGTCCGGATAGAACCCGAAAGTACCGGTGAAGGCATTGACATCAGTTTGCCGATCGCCACAAGAATGTCCGACAAAACCGAGCGGACGATGGGTAATACCATCAAAGAGGTGTTCCTCGGCAACGAGAAGACCGGCAAAGAGGGGATGATCCCCTCAAACGTCTTCAAAGCGATGGTGCACACCGACATTCTGCCCTTAATCTTCTTCTCGCTCCTTATCGGTGCGGCTTTATCCATGCTTGGTGATGTTGGGAAACCCGTCATCTCTGTGATTTCGGGGTTAAATGAGGCGGTGATGAAACTCGTCCATTGGATAATGTATGTCGCGCCTGTAGGTATCTTCGGTTTAATCGCAGGTAGGATCGGCGAGGCAAAAGGGTTCGCAGGTTTCTGGCCCGAACTTATCGCAGTTGGTAAGTATAGTGCGACAGTTATTTTAGGGCTTGGCGTACACGCTGTTATCATTTTACCGATACTCTTACTGTTCCTCGGACGTAGAAATCCGCTTAACTATTTCAAAGGTATGGCAACCGCTTTACTCAACGCCTTTTCGACAGCGAGTTCAAGTGCGACTTTGCCCCTAACGATGGAGGGCGTTGAAAACCAGAACGGTGTCTCCAGACGCACCTCCAGTTTCGTGCTTCCGTTGGGCGCAACCATCAACATGGATGGCACCGCACTCTATGAGGCAGTCGCTGTCATGTTCATCGCGCAGGTCTATGCAATTTCCATGGATCCAGCACAACAAATAGTTGTCGTGTTGACCGCGACTTTGGCAGCTATCGGCGCAGCGGGGATACCGGAAGCAGGGCTTGTTACAATGGTTATCGTACTCAGAGCCGTCGATCTCCCGGTTGAGGGGATAACGCTCATTCTTTCCATTGATTGGCTACTCGACCGATTCCGTACCGCAGTTAACGTCTGGGGCGACAGCATTGGCGCAGGCGTGATTGAGACGTATGAATCCAGAGACAGCGATACAACCGAAGCCCCAGCTACCACATAG